The following are encoded in a window of Echeneis naucrates chromosome 19, fEcheNa1.1, whole genome shotgun sequence genomic DNA:
- the LOC115060483 gene encoding myosin heavy chain, fast skeletal muscle-like — protein MSSDSEMSVFGEAAPYLRRPERERIEAQNRPFDAKTAVFVVDPKELFVKGTLQSKDGGKATVKTEGGQTVTVRDDQIFPMNPPKFDKIEDMAMMTHLNEAAVLYNLKERYAVWMIYTYSGLFCVTVNPYKWLPVYNQEVVVAYRGKKRQEAPPHIFSISDNAYQFMLTDRENQSILITGESGAGKTVNTKRVIQYFATIAGSGDRKKDASHAGKLQGNLEDQIISANPLLEAFGNAKTVRNDNSSRFGKFIRIHFGTTGKLASADIETYLLEKSRVTFQLASERSYHIFYQIMSNKKPELIETLLITTNPYDFPFISQGEISVASIDDSDELLATDSAIKILGFTGEERTGIYKLTGAVMHFGNMKFKQKQREEQAEPDGTEVADKAAYLMGLNSADLLKALCYPRVKVGNEYVTKGQTVQQVYNSIGALAKSVYEKMFLWMVLRINQMLDTKQPRQFFIGVLDIAGFEIFDYNSLEQLCINFTNEKLQQFFNHHMFVLEQEEYKKEGIEWEFIDFGMDLAACIELIEKPMGIFSILEEECMFPKASDITFKNKLYDQHLGKSNNFQKPKPVKGKAEAHFSLVHYAGTVDYSITGWLDKNKDPLNETVVQLYQKASLKLLAFLYSTYSSSDETTGGGSGGAVVAAKKATKKKGSSFQTVSALFRENLGKLMTNLRSTHPHFVRCLIPNETKTPGIMEHHLVIHQLRCNGVLEGIRICRKGFPSRILYGDFKQRYKVLNASVIPEGQFIDNKKAAEKLLGSIDVDHTQYKFGHTKVFFKAGLLGLLEEMRDEKLASLITITQALCHGFLRRKEFQKMMERRESIYTIQYNIRSFMNVKHWPWMKLYFKIKPLLRSAETEKEMAIMKVEFTKCKEDLTKAEAKRKELEAKMVSLLQEKNDLCLQIQSESESLADAEERCEGLIKNKILLEAKAKELSERLEDEEEVNAELTAKKRKLEDECSELKKDIDDLELTLAKVEKEKHATENKVKNLTEEMSALDDTVAKLSKEKLALQEAHQQTLDDLQAEEDKVNSLTKAKIKLEQQVDDLEGSLEQEKKVRMDVERAKRKLEGDLKLSQESIMDLENDKQQLEERLKKKDLEFSHLAAKIEDEQNVTMQCQKKIKELQARIEELEEEIEAERVARAKIEKQRSDLSRELEEISERLEEAGGATTTQIEMNKKREAEFQKLKRDLEESTLHHEATAASLRKKHADSVAELGEQIDNLQRVKQKLEKEKSEYKMEIDDLSGNVEVMVKAKISCEKLCHCLEDQLSEYKTKHDENTRLIAEINVQRARLQNENGELSRLLEEKEAIVSQMSRAKLAFTQQFEELKRQVEEEAKAKNALGHAVHSARHDCDLLREQFEEEQEAKAELQRAMSKANSEVAQWRTKYETDAIQRNDELEEAKKKLAQRLQEAEEAMEAINAKCSSLEKTKQRLQGEVEDLMTDVERANAQASSLDKKQRSFDKIISEWKQKYEESQAELEGSQKESRSLSTELFKLKNSYEEALEHLEVLKRENKNLQQEISDLTEQLGESSKAIHELEKTKKQTETEKTEIQTALEEAEASLEHEESKILRIQLELTQAKGEVERRLAERDEELEQMKRNHQRIVETMQSALDAETRSKNDSIRIRKKMETDLNEMEIQLSHANRQAAEAQKQLRNMQAHIKEQTLHLDEALRSQEDLKEQVAIQERRSSLMQAEVEELRAALEQSERSRKLAEQEVTDACERVGLLHSQNTSLLNSKRKLDADVSQLQAEAEDAMQEARNAEEKAKKAITDAAMMAEELKKEQDTSSHLERMRRNLEASLKDLQHRLDEAENMALKGGKKQLQKLEARVRELEGEVESEQRTASDAIKGIRKYERRVKELTYQTEEDKKTVLRLQDLVAKLQLKVKAYKRQNEEAEEQASTHLAKLRKVQHELEEAQERADIAESQVNKLRSKSREFAKAAESE, from the exons ATGAGTTCGGACAGTGAAATGAGTGTGTTTGGGGAGGCTGCGCCGTACCTTAGAAGACCTGAACGAGAGAGGATTGAAGCTCAAAACAGGCCCTTTGATGCCAAAACGGCAGTGTTTGTGGTCGATCCAAAGGAGCTGTTTGTTAAAGGCACTCTCCAAAGCAAAGACGGAGGCAAAGCAACTGTTAAGACTGAGGGGGGTCAG ACTGTAACAGTGAGGGATGACCAAATCTTCCCCATGAACCCGCCCAAGTTCGACAAAATTGAGGACATGGCCATGATGACCCACCTGAACGAGGCCGCCGTGCTCTATAACCTCAAAGAGCGTTATGCAGTGTGGATGATCTAC ACCTACTCTGGGCTCTTCTGTGTCACTGTGAACCCTTACAAGTGGCTCCCAGTGTACAACCAAGAAGTGGTGGTGGCCTACAGGGGCAAAAAGCGCCAGGAGGCCCCACCGCACATCTTCTCTATCTCTGACAACGCCTACCAGTTCATGCTCACCG ATAGAGAAAACCAGTCCATCTTGATCAC TGGAGAATCTGGTGCAGGAAAGACTGTCAACACCAAACGTGTCATCCAGTACTTTGCAACAATTGCAGGGTCTGGAGACAGGAAAAAAGATGCTAGCCACGCTGGAAAACTGCAG gGGAATCTGGAGGACCAGATCATCTCTGCTAACCCACTGCTAGAGGCTTTTGGAAACGCCAAAACAGTCAGAAATGACAATTCTTCGCGTTTT gggAAATTCATCAGGATCCATTTTGGAACCACAGGAAAATTGGCCTCTGCTGATATTGAAACTT atttGTTGGAAAAATCCAGAGTAACGTTTCAGCTGGCTTCAGAGAGAAGTTACCACATTTTCTACCAGATCATGTCCAACAAGAAGCCTGAGCTAATAG AGACTCTCCTGATCACTACCAACCCCTACGATTTTCCCTTCATCAGCCAGGGGGAGATCAGTGTGGCCAGTATTGACGACAGTGACGAGTTACTGGCCACTGAT AGCGCTATCAAGATCCTGGGCTTCACTGGAGAAGAGCGAACTGGCATCTATAAGCTAACTGGTGCTGTGATGCATTTTGGGAATATGAAGTTcaagcagaagcagagagaggagcaggcaGAGCCAGATGGAACAGAGG tgGCTGACAAAGCAGCGTACCTGATGGGTCTGAATTCTGCAGACCTGCTAAAAGCACTGTGTTACCCAAGAGTGAAGGTTGGAAATGAGTATGTGACCAAAGGGCAGACTGTTCAGCAG GTCTACAACTCCATTGGTGCTTTGGCCAAATCGGTGTATGAGAAGATGTTTCTGTGGATGGTCCTTCGAATTAATCAGATGCTGGACACCAAACAACCCAGACAGTTCTTTATTGGAGTCCTGGACATCGCTGGATTTGAAATTTTTGAT TACAACAGCCTGGAACAGCTGTGTATCAATTTCACTAATGAGAAACTGCAGCAGTTTTTCAACCACCACATGTTTGTGCTGGAGCAAGAGGAGTATAAGAAAGAGGGAATAGAATGGGAGTTCATTGACTTTGGAATGGACCTGGCTGCGTGTATAGAGCTAATTGAAAAG CCAATGGGCATCTTTTCCATCCTCGAAGAGGAGTGTATGTTTCCCAAGGCGTCAGACATCACCTTCAAAAACAAGCTGTATGACCAACATCTTGGAAAATCTAACAACTTTCAGAAACCCAAGCCTGTCAAAGGCAAGGCTGAAGCTCACTTCTCCCTGGTGCACTACGCTGGCACCGTAGACTACAGTATCACAGGCTGGTTGGACAAGAACAAGGACCCACTCAATGAGACTGTGGTCCAGCTCTACCAGAAAGCCAGCCTCAAGCTGCTGGCCTTCCTCTACTCTACCTATTCTTCATCTGATG agACCACTGGAGGAGGAAGCGGGGGGGCCGTGGTTGCTGCTAAGAAAGCAACAAAGAAGAAGGGTTCATCCTTCCAGACTGTGTCAGCCCTCTTCAGG GAGAACCTGGGGAAATTAATGACAAATCTCAGGAGCACGCATCCTCACTTTGTCAGGTGTCTTATTCCCAATGAAACTAAAACTCCAG GGATTATGGAACACCATCTGGTCATCCATCAGCTGCGATGTAATGGCGTGCTGGAAGGAATCAGGATCTGCAGGAAGGGCTTCCCCAGTCGGATACTGTATGGGGATTTCAAGCAGAG GTACAAAGTACTGAATGCTAGTGTGATTCCTGAGGGGCAATTTATTGACAACAAGAAAGCTGCTGAGAAGCTCCTGGGGTCAATAGATGTGGATCACACCCAGTACAAATTTGGGCACACCAAG GTATTCTTCAAAGCAGGACTCTTGGGTTTACTTGAAGAAATGAGGGATGAAAAACTGGCCTCTCTCATCACCATTACTCAAGCCTTGTGTCACGGTTTTCTCAGAAGGAAGGAATTTCAGAAAATGATGGAGAGGAG AGAATCCATTTACACTATTCAGTACAACATTCGCTCTTTCATGAATGTAAAACACTGGCCATGGATGAAGCTCTACTTCAAGATCAAACCTCTTCTGAGGAGTGCTGAGACTGAGAAGGAGATGGCCATTATGAAAGTGGAGTTCACCAAGTGTAAGGAGGATTTAACTAAAGCTGAGGCTAAGAGGaaggagctggaagccaaaatGGTTTCATTGCTTCAGGAGAAGAATGACCTGTGTCTGCAGATTCAATCT GAAAGTGAGAGTCTGGCAGATGCTGAAGAAAGGTGTGAAGGACTGATTAAGAACAAGATCTTGTTAGAAGCCAAAGCCAAAGAGCTCAGCGAGAGActagaagatgaggaggaggtaAATGCTGAATTGACAGCCAAGAAAAGGAAGCTGGAGGATGAGtgctctgagctgaagaaagacATTGATGATTTGGAGCTCACGCTGGCCAAagtagaaaaggaaaaacatgccACTGAGAACAAG GTGAAGAATCTCACTGAAGAAATGTCAGCTCTTGATGACACTGTTGCCAAGCTATCAAAGGAAAAGTTGGCCCTGCAGGAGGCCCACCAGCAGACACTGGATGACCTGCAAGCAGAAGAGGACAAAGTCAACTCTCTGACCAAAGCTAAGATCAAGCTGGAGCAACAAGTTGATGAT cTGGAGGGGTCTCTGGAACAAGAGAAGAAGGTCCGGATGGATGTGGAGAGGGCAAAAAGGAAACTCGAAGGAGATTTGAAACTAAGTCAGGAATCCATAATGGATTtggaaaatgacaaacaacagcTGGAGGAACGCCTTAAAAA gaaagacCTTGAGTTCAGCCATCTTGCTGCCAAAATTGAAGATGAGCAGAATGTGACCATGCAATGTCAAAAGAAGATCAAGGAACTTCAG GCCCGCATTGAAGAGTTGGAGGAGGAGATTGAAGCAGAGCGTGTTGCCAGGgctaaaatagaaaaacaaaggtCTGATCTGTCgagggagctggaggagatcagcgagaggctggaggaggctggaggagcCACCACAACGCAGATAGAGATGAATAAGAAACGGGAGGCTGAGTTTCAAAAACTGAAACGCGACCTTGAAGAATCAACACTCCACCATGAGGCCACCGCTGCATCCTTAAGGAAAAAACATGCTGACAGCGTGGCCGAACTGGGAGAGCAAATTGATAACCTGCAGAGAGTTAAAcagaagctggagaaggagaagagcgAGTACAAGATGGAAATTGATGATCTGTCTGGCAACGTAGAAGTCATGGTCAAGGCCAAG ATCAGTTGTGAGAAGTTGTGCCACTGTCTGGAAGACCAGCTGAGTGAATACAAGACGAAACATGATGAGAACACTCGTTTGATCGctgaaataaatgttcaaaGGGCACGACTTCAGAATGAAAATG GAGAATTATCTCGTCTTCTTGAAGAGAAAGAAGCAATTGTGTCTCAGATGTCCAGGGCTAAACTTGCCTTTACTCAGCAATTTGAGGAACTGAAAAGGCAGGTCGAGGAAGAGGCTAAG GCTAAGAATGCTCTCGGTCATGCTGTCCACTCTGCCCGTCACGACTGTGATCTCCTGAGGGAGCAGtttgaggaggagcaggaggctaaggctgagctgcagagggCGATGTCCAAGGCCAACAGCGAGGTCGCCCAGTGGAGAACCAAATATGAGACTGATGCAATCCAGCGCAACGATGAACTGGAAGAGGCCAA GAAAAAACTCGCCCAACGTTtacaggaagcagaggaggcCATGGAGGCCATCAATGCCAAGTGCTCATCTTTGGAGAAGACGAAGCAGAGACTgcagggagaggtggaggacCTTATGACTGATGTAGAGAGAGCAAATGCACAAGCTTCTAGCCTGGATAAAAAGCAGAGAAGCTTTGATAAG ATTATATCAGAGTGGAAGCAGAAGTATGAAGAGAGCCAGGCTGAATTAGAAGGATCACAGAAGGAGTCTCGCTCCCTCAGCACTGAGCTCTTCAAATTGAAGAACTCTTACGAGGAAGCTCTGGAGCACCTCGAAGTCCTCAAACGAGAGAATAAAAACCTGCAAC aggAAATCtctgatctgactgaacaacttGGAGAGAGTAGTAAAGCCATCCATGAGCTGGAGAAAACTAAGAAACAAACTGAGACTGAGAAGACTGAGATTCAGACTGCTCTGGAGGAGGCTGAA GCATCTCTGGAACATGAGGAATCCAAAATTCTCCGTATTCAACTTGAGCTCACTCAGGCCAAGGGAGAGGTGGAGCGCAGGCTGGCCGAGAGGGACGAGGAGCTTGAGCAGATGAAACGCAACCACCAGCGCATTGTGGAAACCATGCAGTCTGCCTTAGACGCAGAGACACGCAGCAAAAACGACAGTATACGAATCAGGAAGAAGATGGAGACTGATCTCAATGAGATGGAGATCCAATTGAGCCATGCAAACCGGCAGGCCGCTGAAGCCCAGAAGCAGCTGAGGAACATGCAAGCCCATATCAAA GAACAAACCCTTCACCTGGATGAGGCACTGCGTAGCCAGGAGGACCTGAAGGAGCAAGTAGCCATTCAGGAGCGCAGGAGCAGCCTGATGCAGGCGGAAGTGGAGGAGCTCAGGGCTGCTCTCGAACAGTCGGAAAGAAGCCGCAAACTAGCTGAGCAGGAAGTGACTGATGCCTGCGAGAGAGTGGGGCTGCTGCACTCTCAG AACACCAGTCTGCTTAACTCCAAGAGGAAGCTGGATGCTGATGTCAGCCAGCTGCAGGCCGAGGCGGAGGATGCAATGCAAGAGGCGCGCAATGCAGAGGAAAAGGCTAAAAAGGCCATCACTGAT GCAGCCATGATggcagaagagctgaagaaaGAGCAGGACACCAGCAGCCAcctggagaggatgaggaggaaccTGGAGGCGTCTCTTAAGGACCTGCAGCACCGTCTGGATGAAGCTGAGAATATGGCTCTGAAAGGGGGCAAGAAGCAGCTCCAGAAACTGGAAGCTCGG GTGCGTGAACTGGAGGGTGAGGTGGAGAGTGAGCAGAGAACAGCAAGTGATGCCATCAAGGGAATACGTAAATATGAGAGGAGGGTCAAAGAGCTCACCTACCAGACTGAGGAAGACAAGAAGACCGTCCTGAGACTGCAGGACCTGGTGGCCAAGTTGCAGCTCAAAGTCAAGGCTTACAAGCGGCAAAATGAAGAAGCT gaggagcaggccagcacTCATCTGGCAAAGCTCAGGAAGGTGCAGCATGAGCTGGAGGAGGCACAGGAGCGGGCCGACATTGCTGAGTCACAGGTCAACAAGTTGAGAAGCAAAAGCAGAGAATTTGCGAAG gctgCGGAATCAGAATAG